The stretch of DNA aatttttttgtgtcacgtcagacgtttgacctATTGTCGAAAGAAGTTTTtggacaaaaatgaaaaaacgaatttcacagctggcatgaaaaccgcgagatgaatcttttgaacctaattaatcgtCATTAGagcatgtaggttactgtagcacttatagttaatcatgtactaattaggctcaaaagatttgtctcacgatttctcacataactacataattagtttttcgttttatctatgtttaatactctattttggtgtccaaagatttgatgtgatgtttttgggtaaaaatttttaggaactaaacggggtCTTAGGATATGTTTGGTTGGCGGTAAGGTGGGAAGAGACATGACAATTCATATTGTCACGACATGGTGATtcaattttatgtttgttGAATGAATGGaataattcaattttttatttggttggatgAACAAGtatattgaattactaataaataacaatataaattaatcatcatatattttattataattaatacgaattagcaacaaaatatatctatgatcactaattaacactaatctAAAGTtgataattactaattaatgacaaaataTGTTAATTATCACTAgacaatcactaatgatcatgATTAGGGAAGGTTGATGAACTCATCTGTCTAATTTGCCCAAATACGCTTATCTAATGTCTTTATGATATTCCCTTCCTATTTCGCTCTATCCAGATTTGCCCTCTCCCATCAAGGGATATCCAGCCAACCAAAtacattattatttaattctatGCACACTATCTAAATATTACATCGGGAATGTCGTCATTAGTCTGCCGTGATGTTTGGATATCATACCTGGATGGCAGTAGGTTTGTGTGAGATAGGGTGtacctttcttctttcttgccaACCAGTACCTCTGTAACCCTTTGCCCGAGTGTAGCCATCACCGTTCTCTCATGCCAAATCTTAATGTGTTactttaattagttattatatttctaatatttgatTGGTATTACAGCACGATATTTGTTTAAGAACAGATCTAAGTACGTCATCACTCAGCTCTGTTTCTTGTTCTCttttctgtattttaataTTCGAGTTTTTAACATCgttggatcgatcgattgtGACAGCAGCCTCAATGCTCTAGTGAGGTCGATGTAAGTAACTAATCCTCTCTTCCGATGCATACTCATCACAAACTACGTATGCTTCTGATCATATATGTCACGCATAGAGAGAGCTAGCTTACAAGTGCGCTCTAAATTAGAAGAGCTAACAGAGTCGCAGAACTAGTGtcaaaaggggaaaaaaatgtacCGGCTGGTAGCTGTTGGCTAGGGTGATAAAGCTTAACTACTCCATTAACGATCTTAGGGGCAACATGACGCTTGCGACTTGTGAGTGCATGCATCACGTGAAAATCCATgataaaatattgatttaaattaacaaatacTGTACTACTATTACAGCGTAACACCATCTCAACTTAGACCAGCTGAATTCTGTGAACTTCACGTGAGCTATAACTGAACTGCTTAGTACATGCTAGTAGCAGGATTTTCGAAACCACATTGAGCCGTTACTGCCACGCGCCGGTAGCGCGGTTACCACATAAAAACCATAGAAAACATGACACattcacatttaaaattttaaattcaaactcCACAGTCTCTGCGGATTTTTAACAAAACCAAGCGGTTTCGGACGATTATTGTGCGACTTTGGTACAAAGCCGGATAGTTCAGGACAActgaatataaataaaacaaatctaaaaatattctaaaaagatattaaaaaaaagaaagtagtaTGGTATATTTGGTAAATGAGGACATATTAGTtggtaaatagaaaaatccaTGCTATCAAGCTCAGTGTGCAGGCTACTGATTTAATAAGCTGATGACTACCACAAGGTAAATTGAAAAATCCCTTACTGACATTAGTTTTAATGTCTTACCGATTGTTTTCTTGCTTTGCTGTATTTTCGCGCAGACTACTGCTTTGATAAGAATAATTACTGCATTTCTAAATACCCCAAACCATTTGTTCCATGCGTCTACTTGCCCATATAGAGGCTCAACCACTCCCCAGGTAAACTCCTTTTTTAATACGTGGCTAAAGGGAAGATAATTGAATACGTATGTatgaattataataatatggtTATATTGAATACTCCCTTTATCCTcaaatatgattatatttgtaGTTCAAAATTCAATTTAAACTACGAAGGTACATATATTTGGGATAGGCTCATGCCACGTTCGGCTGGAGGTAGGATGTGGGTTATCCggtacggaaaacgtagtaatagattaatatataattaattaattattaattatttaaaaataaaatagattagtatgattttttaaaacaacttttctatagaaaattttcacaaaaatacaccatttagcagttcgggaaacatACGCGTAGAAAACGAGGggtttagatatctaactggggtgggcgaacgcggcctcagtAGCTATACTAAGTTATACTATGTGATTTACGGTTTAGATTTTTGTGGACTATCAGTTTTCACTGAATATCAGCGCCtgaataattgtatttttgatttttttttaattttaactctACTCTTTTCAGGTTTGaatctgaaataaaaaaaattacgttTACAAGAATGGTCGAGGTTTTttccaatatttttcatcCCTAGTTATAAGTGGCTAACATAAACAATTTTAATGgaacataaaagttttactagAACTTCACCCAAATCAATTCATGTCTATTAAAGAATCTCTAAAATTCCTTTGTTCCAATCGCGAAATGTCTGAATTTATGATCAACAattggtttttaattttttaaagttttcaaATAAGGGTCCTTCAAAGCACCTaattaagaaaacaaacaaatagaaaaaacacaataTTATGATAGAAATACATGTGCAAAATAGATAATtacaaaatgaagaaaaacccatgaatttttcattaaatagataaaagaacaCATGAATTGAACGAGATAAACTCATAAGAAATTTTGCAAGAAGTTAGGGCtcctttgaatcacaggaatgaaaaaaacggaggaataatggaaaatataggattctgatataaatgtaagtgtaaaacagagaattGCAAAATATAGAGAGAACTTAGGAATGATCGTTTGATTGaaccacagaaaaaacacaggaatttgagaagagataaagactaaaatgattttttccatgagtttttacctcttgttaaatttactctaaaacttgtatggaaagagacattccataggaatttgatAGAATCTCATCTGATTCATTCCaatgattcaaagggctttgttTGAAAAATTCGTATAGGAATGAAGTCCTCTAAAATTACTATAAATTcactttgaatcaaagggccTTAAAGTTTGTGCTAATTTTCCTGCAAAATCCATATGCACTCTGCCATTCCTTAGGAATTTCATGGGAGATTTGTACGGTTTGAAGGAATTCACCCCATATGAATATGAAAATTGAGGAATATATAGGAAtccatagaatttttttctcagagCTTtgagtggatgattatttttatattttcattctCCAACttgcaggaaaaaaatcattttatttttctatacttgTAGAAATTAATCCGTAGAATCTAAATCCTTCATTTTTTCTCCTAACCGAATATGCACCAATACCTTTTTACTTCAATGagtcaaacaaaatattttccatatgATTTAAATCCTACAAATTTCCTAAAAGATCATTTGATTCTTCTTACATGTAATATACACTTGTACGATACTATTAACAGCCATTATTACATGTCAAGTTTGAACATCACTACTACGGTGACAGACACTGGTACGAGTAATCTACACGGGaaaggtaaaagaaaaaaaaaaagagaaaaagacaCACGGAGTCCAAGAAGGGCAATGGCGATGCTCCTGACCTCCACCATAAATTACCCTCGACCTCTCCCTCTTGGTCGCCTCCTCTCGGCCTCTTCCTCTTTACTACTACTCTTCGCTCgcgccctcgcctcgcctgTGCTGCGCCAAAACGCATAAAAATTCCATCACAAGCATTCGCCTtgttccctccctccctcaccTCTCCCGCGCGCTCGCCATGCCCGCGGCCGCTTCCTCTTGGCGTTTCTAGATGGgctcctcctcccttctcctcttcccctcctccaccacctcctcctcctccgcctcttattcctcctcctcacatgccatcacctcctcctcctcctccttactgcctcctctcccctcctcatccgaccaccaccaccaccaccaccacctcctctacCTCCACCACCTAGAGGACCaacaccacgccgccgccatggtccGCAAGCGCCCCGCCTCCGACATggacctgccgccgccgcgccgccacgtcACGGGTGATTTGTCAGATGtcacggcggccgccgcggccggggcGCCGCCGATGTCGTCTGCCAGCGCGCAGCTCCCCGCGCTGCCCACGCAGCTCCCGGCGTTCCACCAGACCGAGAtggacctcgccgcgccgccgcagcacgcGCCGGAGGGAGGCGCGCCCAGCACGGCCTGGGTGGATGGCATCATCCGCGACATCATCGCCAGCAGCGGCGCCGCGGTCTCCATCGCGCAGCTCATCCACAACGTCCGTGAGATCATCCGACCCTGCAACCCCGATCTTGCTTCCATCCTcgagctccgcctccgctCACTCCTCGCCTCCgaccccacgccgccgccgcctcctcctccccaccagCCTGCTCTCCTCGCCGATGCCGCGCCGCCCCCCGCCCCCCCATCGGTCGCGGCgcttcctccccctccgccgccgcaagacaagcgccgccgcgagcctCAGTGTCAGGAGCAGGAACCCAATCCGCCGCAGTCGCCGAAGCCCCCCTCCGCGGAGGAAACCGccgcggctgccgccgccgccgcagcggcggctgctgcggcCGCCAAGGAGAGGAAAGAGGAGCAGCGGCGGAAGCAGCGCGACGAGGAGGGCCTGCACCTGCTCACACTGCTGCTGCAGTGCGCGGAGTCGGTGAACGCGGACAACCTCGACGAGGCGCACCGCGCGCTGCTGGAGATTGCGGAGCTCGCGACGCCGTTCGGCACCTCCACGCAGCGCGTCGCCGCCTACTTCGCGGAGGCCATGTCGGCGCGCCTCGTGAGCTCGTGCCTGGGGCTGTACGCGCCGCTGCCCaacccgtcgccggccgccgcgcgcctccacgggcgcgtggcggcggcgttccaGGTGTTCAACGGAATCAGCCCGTTCGTGAAGTTCTCACACTTCACGGCGAACCAGGCGATCCAGGAGGCATTCGAGCGGGAGGAGCTCGTCCACATCATCGACCTGGACATCATGCAGGGGCTCCAGTGGCCGGGGCTGTTTCACATCCTGGCGTCGCGCCCCGGCGGGCCGCCCAGGGTGAAGCTCACCGGGCTGGGCGCGTCCATGGAGGCGCTGGAGGCGACGGGGAAGCGGCTGTCGGACTTCGCCGACACGCTGGGGCTGCCCTTCGAGTTCTGCCCGGTGGCTGACAAGGCCGGGAATCTCGACCCGGAGAAGCTGGGCGTCACGCGGCGCGAGGCCGTCGCCGTTCACTGGCTGCGCCACTCCCTCTACGATGTCACCGGCTCCGACTCCAACACGCTCTGGCTCATCCAGAGGTACAGTACTGCTCCATgcttttttctcctttcttccCTTTGTCAACT from Oryza brachyantha chromosome 12, ObraRS2, whole genome shotgun sequence encodes:
- the LOC107305344 gene encoding protein SCARECROW 1-like, which translates into the protein MGSSSLLLFPSSTTSSSSASYSSSSHAITSSSSSLLPPLPSSSDHHHHHHHLLYLHHLEDQHHAAAMVRKRPASDMDLPPPRRHVTGDLSDVTAAAAAGAPPMSSASAQLPALPTQLPAFHQTEMDLAAPPQHAPEGGAPSTAWVDGIIRDIIASSGAAVSIAQLIHNVREIIRPCNPDLASILELRLRSLLASDPTPPPPPPPHQPALLADAAPPPAPPSVAALPPPPPPQDKRRREPQCQEQEPNPPQSPKPPSAEETAAAAAAAAAAAAAAAKERKEEQRRKQRDEEGLHLLTLLLQCAESVNADNLDEAHRALLEIAELATPFGTSTQRVAAYFAEAMSARLVSSCLGLYAPLPNPSPAAARLHGRVAAAFQVFNGISPFVKFSHFTANQAIQEAFEREELVHIIDLDIMQGLQWPGLFHILASRPGGPPRVKLTGLGASMEALEATGKRLSDFADTLGLPFEFCPVADKAGNLDPEKLGVTRREAVAVHWLRHSLYDVTGSDSNTLWLIQRLAPKVVTMVEQDLSHSGSFLARFVEAIHYYSALFDSLDASYSEDSPERHVVEQQLLSREIRNVLAVGGPARTGDVKFGSWREKLAQSGFHVSSLAGSAAAQAALLLGMFPSDGYTLIEENGALKLGWKDLCLLTASAWRPIQTTGR